From Acropora muricata isolate sample 2 chromosome 14, ASM3666990v1, whole genome shotgun sequence, one genomic window encodes:
- the LOC136898427 gene encoding uncharacterized protein, with protein MKNQESAKAMMANNTESCFATPGSIFALVDKIHWAIAVAKHNKAYVLRFVPLIKQITKVLNGADMKFIRQAEFYSDLRETLFKIETHVKESSTRGKLMNKLMAKKNQKSFEEFEQQVEHLITRIVFSFAQRVQLLNLARQTRKKRQRALSEIEEEEQSHESSTGSCCSSACTIEEEPTGELPNEEEIGER; from the coding sequence ATGAAGAATCAAGAGAGCGCAAAGGCTATGATGGCAAACAACACAGAAAGCTGCTTCGCAACCCCAGGATCCATCTTCGCCCTTGTGGATAAGATTCACTGGGCAATTGCAGTCGCAAAACACAACAAAGCATATGTCCTTCGATTTGTGCCCCTTATCAAACAGATCACTAAAGTGTTAAATGGAGCAGACATGAAATTCATTCGCCAAGCAGAGTTCTACAGCGATCTGAGGGAAACCCTTTTCAAGATCGAAACCCATGTAAAAGAAAGTTCCACGCGTGGGAAATTGATGAACAAACTGATGGCAAAGAAAAACCAGAAAAGCTTCGAAGAATTTGAACAGCAAGTCGAGCATCTCATCACCAGAATCGTGTTTTCTTTTGCCCAGCGAGTCCAGTTACTAAACTTGGCTCGTCAAACTCGAAAAAAACGACAAAGGGCTTTGTCTGAAATTGAAGAGGAAGAGCAGTCACACGAAAGCAGCACGGGAAGTTGTTGTTCGAGCGCATGTACTATTGAAGAAGAACCCACTGGAGAATTGCCAAACGAAGAAGAAATCGGCGAACGATGA
- the LOC136898426 gene encoding transmembrane protease serine 3-like has translation MGGDACSIYQWPWQVALIANGEQVCGGSLVTSQWIVTAAHCFDSDAMPTHWSAIVGEDSLTVGEALKRSLEISNIFIHAQYKTNAPAFEIPSDYDIAMILLKQPLSFASNKFPVCLLPSGARFLPGTACFVTGWGRLASNGLHPTKLFEAQVPLISREVCNMPEIYNGIIHERALCAGTVEGGVGPCQFDSGGPLVCQERGLYYLTGIVSWGVGCGEYCVYSDMSVLTEWVRNMISTDGQLNQ, from the exons ATGGGTGGAGACGCCTGCAGCATCTACCAATGGCCATGGCAAGTTGCACTGATTGCAAATGGGGAGCAAGTCTGTGGGGGCTCTTTAGTAACCTCACAATGGATTGTCACTGCAGCTCACTGCTTTGATTCAG ATGCCATGCCAACCCACTGGAGTGCTATTGTTGGTGAAGATAGCCTCACTGTTGGCGAAGCACTTAAAAGAAGTTTAGAAATCTCCAACATTTTCATTCATGCGCAGTACAAAACAAATGCCCCAGCATTTGAGATCCCATCCGACTATGATATCG CCATGATTCTATTGAAGCAGCCTTTATCATTTGCATCAAATAAATTTCCGGTCTGCCTTCTACCAAGCGGAGCAAGGTTTCTTCCAGGCACTGCATGTTTCGTCACCGGCTGGGGAAGACTGGCCTCTAATGGGCTCCATCCAACAAAGCTTTTTGAAGCCCAGGTCCCTCTCATTTCAAGGGAGGTTTGCAATATGCCAGAGATCTATAACGGCATCATACACGAGAGAGCCCTGTGTGCTGGTACGGTAGAGGGAGGAGTGGGGCCATGTCAATTTGACAGCGGAGGACCACTGGTGTGTCAAGAGCGTGGACTGTATTATCTAACTGGGATTGTTTCATGGGGAGTAGGGTGCGGAGAGTATTGCGTTTATAGCGATATGAGTGTGCTCACTGAGTGGGTAAGAAATATGATAAGTACAGACGGTCAACTTAACCAATGA